The sequence atatttaaaacaNCAGCTGTAAAATTTCATATTACTATAATTACATTATAATTTAGTAAAAAATCTTGTAAATTTGTTCgttatatagttttgatatactGCATACATATCGTTCATACTTATGTGAGCATCAATTAAGTTTCTCGCCTATTGGATGTACATTTTTGATATATTCCATTACATTCAGTTGATGAATGTCACTTAATCGGTATTCACATcagtttatataatataataaatatacgTCATCGATGATCACTTTCAAGAAAtcccattatttatttatttattatttatttattttatatgtgtaAATAATATAGGAGGATTCTCAGTTACAAGAGGGATGGGAAACTACAATAACTCAGACAATCTATCAAGATTGAATTCTCAGCTCAGCTTCACTAGACAAGACAGCACTCTTTCTTATATCTCCGAAGAAAACAAGAGCACTGTTGGTGATGAAATGAGAACACAAAACGGGAAAAGAAATACCACTCATTCGTATGGAAGTGTCGTTGGGTACGGGATGGGGACGTCGACATGGGATGAAACGAACTCGGTCATGTTCACCGTGGCACCGAACAAACGAAATAAGATCGTCGGCGGGGGTGACCTTCTCTGCGGGCTAGATAGCATGGAAAATCAGgtatatatatagttataaTATACGATAGCTCGGTCGAGGGCGACCTGTTTTCGATGTGTAATATGTTGCATgtgaattcagtttcagtttagCATGGGACAAGGAGGAGTGGAGATGACACAAATGGAGAAGCTAATACACAATATCCCACAGGATTCGGTTTCGTGCAAGATCCGTGCGAAACGCGGCTGCGCTACTCATCCTCGCAGCATTGCGGAGAGGGTATTGTTTTGTCCTTTCTATTTTCGACCTATTTGTTCATGCCACAATGAGGAGTTAACTTGAGTTCCGGTTTTTTCACCGCTCGAGTGGCTTAAGAACCCTCTCGAGTCGAGTTCGAGTTCGAGCAATTAGTTGTCTAAAACTTGAGTACCCGAGCTGCGGGTTTTCatctttttttcaattttaatttttaaaaatatttattaaatttttatttcacccttaattttattgtaaattatACTTTTAGCCTTCAATTTATTGAAATTAAggaatttttgtaaaatatttactTTTCTCAAATTTAAGCTCCAGATGCAACTATTTGCTCTTGCTCGTGTTCGCGCTGGCGCTCGAGTACTATTTTTTTATCGAGTCAAGCTTGAGTATGTAGGAAATCAACTAGGCTCGATTGCGCCCCTAGTGTGACTTTATATCATTCGTTTTGCAGTATATACTTCTCTTGCTGTGATTTTAATCAAATTCTGtcttatatatatctatataggAGAGGAGGACGAAAATCAGTGGAAAGTTAAAAAAGTTGCAAATTCTTGTTCCAAACATGGATAAGGTactacatacatttattttttgaaaatgaaatataataatataattacagctttatttaattaatttggatGTTCGAAAAATGTGAATATTGCAGCAAACCAGCTATTCTGACATGCTAGATTTGGCTGTGCAACATATAAAGAGCCTACAAAATCAAGTTCAGGTCAGTTTATATATACATTCCCATGTTTATTTTACAGTTATCACGGTTGTTAACATTAATAATCATAAGACTAAATTGTTGCGAATAAAAAATAGCTTACTTGAATGTTTAGTATGAGGTCAGGTCGAGTCGAGCTCAAATGCACTCTACTTCATTtctgttaagattggaacttgagcctaactcaaccccaaaagctagttcAAAGAGGAAGGTTTGTCTAAGTATAGATATACAACTTTCAGGGATTTTATCCaatcgatgtgggacaactaacacacccacTCACGTCCAGGAATAAACATCtagagcgtgaagtttacaaatgactcaACTATGAGTAGAACGGGTGGCCCAACAATgggcagtccaacacataacgatgGAACATGaactctgatatcatgttaagatttgGACTTGGACATAGCTCAACCTCAAATTCTAGCTCAAGagaggaggattgtccaagtcaaTATATGCGCAACCCCCAgagattttatccaaccgacATAGGACAACTGATAAATTCTAACCGACAAAGAAAAAGTGTTCGAGCTCGATCAACTAGGGCTTTCAAACTCAACTCGATATAATTTTTGAGTTACCCTTGTGTTTTCACAAtatcaaatacataaaaaaaaataaatgtgataATAAAGACCGATATCATTGCAACGCctaaatatatgttgattttttttattaaaaaaaatgcatacAAACTATATATGACTATAAAATGATCACTAAATTACAAATCTGCATGAAtgcattttaatttatattttttcacaaattttctttgatattagaatatttatgttttctttttcagAAGCTTCATCAAGAACTTGAAGATTGCACATGTGGATGCAAGACTAAAGATTTATAGCAGGAAATTGGAAGAGTTCAAAGGTGTCAAAGTCCATTAGAAGTAGCACTCAACTAATTTGTAGACTTCAgctttgtattatttttatatgtataaaaatctgcaatttttttaaaatttatgtggATATTATTAATGTTTAATTCGGCGCTTCAATTGGGAAAAAGGGTATACATCGttctattaatatatatttttctaaatttttaaataaataaactagaTTTGCCAAAGTAAtgcatgaaaggtcatcttttAACTGATTACACTGTTTTAGTGtaactttaaatttaaaattttgtaattttgcAGGACATAAGAAAATCttaagcttaattaattattataaaattcgcAGGACAGATCAGCACATTTACTATATATACACactgatgcacgttaaaaaatCTAATATAAGGTAAAAACTATAGCCATCCATTTGGGTTGCGTCGATTTGATTTGGGCTTTTTGGATCGGCCCGTCCCATCGCATAATTTAAGTAGGTTGGGTTGACTTTTTTCAACCCATTTAAAAACGGACCTAAATGAGCTAAATCACGCAGGTCACGGGTGTACGCGGGTTAGCCTGATGCGGGCTTAGGTTGGCCAGCTGAcgtggaagaaaatattttttttacataatgaATTtatggttatatatatatatatatatttttttatcaatcacTATATATAAAATGTAGATATgtgaaattaataattaaaaattttattgatgttttttttataaatatttatttatgaaatgaaaattttaattaattacaatgatTTTTAATTAGCTTGGGTGGATTGGGTTGGCTTGGCTTGGAAATTTTCAGCCCGCTCCGCCAAATTGTGGGTTTTTGGTTGGGCGGCTCGACCTACCATGAGCTGGCCGACAGATAGTATGATATAAACTACTTTATTGtcttttagttttattttatttttgaagtgaATTTGACAAAGAGTACGATAGTGGATTTGAATTAACGTTTTTTAGGCTCTTGTTCTTTCGAGATTATtctcaaaaagaaaaataaaaaataaatagttatgaAAGCTGTAATTATAATCAAGATTTCATACATGTTTGATGGAATGGTGATTCAAGTTTTTCACCCTAAGGAATAAGACTGATATGGAAGCATTGGTTTATACATTTGTTTTAATATCGACTCTagagataaatatttttttttgctatctgataccccagggatgagcccatcaagatccggCCAATATTtagggcccacaggtgaagggcccatgagaagcccaggtattctcctataaataccaggtttgagcgtacggttaattcattcactatattgttttcagtagcgcccttagctgctccccccatatattctcagtctctgacttgagcgtcggaggggctacgccaggacaccctcctggcccccttctaacggtcttattcttgatttcaggctcagggtgaTCTTAAAGCTCACGTCTGAACTAGTGACGCTCGTTGGGATCGGAcccgaaatttcccgtgagtatcactatCTTTGTttgatggcaaaaacttgtgtgagacggtttcacgggtcgtattttgttaaacgaatctcttatttggatcatccatgaaaaaaatattactttttattctaagtattactttttatgctaagagtattactttttattgtgaaccatgaaaaaatattactttttatgttaagagtattactttttattgtgaatatcggtagagttgatctgtctcacagataaagattcgtgagaccgtctcacaagagacctactcttgttTGATAGTTCTAGAgaaaacacataataataatcaaagtaaaataatatgaaaatacaattttatttaattaatggttGGATGTTGAAATCTGCAAGAATAAAGATTTGTAGTAGGAAACTAAAAAGTGCAAAAATGAGAGTCGAATTTTTTAGACTTcagctttttattattttattttatgaataaaaaaaggaagccttttttttaaaaaaaaaaaatttatgtagaCATTATTGATGTTTTTTTAACCTTGAGAATCCGCAACCGCTATTTTTTTATATGCGCTAAGTAAATCCAAAAAATCAACACAATAGCTGCAAACCACGATTACTAGGTAAATCACACCAAACAAACCATATGTAGTAGACTCAAACTGAAAAGATAGAGACATGAAGGAATTGAATATATGATGTCTTGATAGGTTTCtgtcatacatatatatatatgatatgtatatatatgtgtgtaattAACGATGTtttcatatatacatatatatatatatatatatatatatagacacacacacacacacacatatacatatatatatataacatcattaattacacacacacacacacacacatatacatatatatatatatatatatatgtgtgtgtgtgtgtgtgtgtgtgtaattaATGATGTTTTCATTTAGCTTAATCCACCAATCACGTGGTTGAAGAGCTATTTTCGATATATAGTGACAGTTGACATCAATTTTATCATGTGTCGGTTCATGTCCACAAAAGTGTAACTCTTGcacatataatttattaatgtgTTATAACTCGTATTTCTTTAATTTAGAGGTCATGTTTTAAGATTAAGTAGAGACGTATTTTATcgcaatggatccatctaaaacTTGTCTGAATCCGGTCTGATTTGATCTGGAACATGTTCGAGATTGAATTGAATACATCGTTAATGTTGAGTCGGATTAAGTTATTCGAAATCTGATCGTCATGAATGTGattcaataatatatttatttttaattttgttctgTAAATAACTTCTTTCTATACATTGtggttggaattttttttaaaaaattgatttcatCGTCAAATttatatgagtaggtctcttgtaagatggtctcacgaatcgttatctgtgagacgagtcaatcctatcgatattcacaataaaaagcaatactcttagcataaaaagtaatactttttcatggatgacccaaataagatatccgtctcacaaaatacaatctgtgagaccgtcttacacaagtttttgccaatttaTATTATGTCGATGtcaagtaaaaaaattattaaaattttaaaaaaaataaaaaattaaagtaaatttaaatttgataaattaaattaaagtacTAAAATAGCCCgaataaaaatgtgatttattttgttatatatttttataatgggAAATAAAAGATATGAGAGACCGTTACGAAGACAGCCGTCAACCATCAGTGTCATTAAAACCCACTACCACGACTCACGATTTCCTGTCTCTCTGTCATCCCCTGCCAGCTCGATCTTCCATCTTTCCAATCCCCCACAATCTCAATTTTACCATCATAATTCCCAAAAAAATCGAAGAATTGAAATGGGTTCTTCATCGGATGACGAGGGCGAGGAATACTTGTTCAAGATCGTGATAATCGGGGACTCTGCCGTCGGGAAATCGAATTTGTTGTCGCGCTACGCGAGGAATGAGTTCAACATGCATTCGAAAGCTACGATCGGTGTTGAGTTTCAGACCCAGACGATTGAGATCGATGGAAAAGAAGTGAAGGCTCAGATTTGGGACACCGCCGGGCAGGAGAGGTTCCGGGCCGTCACTTCGGCGTACTACCGCGGAGCGTTTGGGGCGCTTGTGGTGTATGATATCAGCAGGAGGTCGACTTTTGATAGTATCACTAGGTGGCTGGATGAGCTCAAGAGTATGTTTTTCTAAGcttgttttaattgttttagcTAATTTTGGATTATTCAGTTCGTGTTTGGCGTCCAAGGATTTGAATCGATTTCGCCGAAATTTTAGGTTTTGGACATGTAGCAATTTGAAATTGACTAGAAAGTTTTGGTTCCGACAAAATTCCATTAAAGTCGGTGAATTTAGAGCTAAATTCCTAACTTTCGCccaggtttttttaaaaaagaaaaaaggaacaACAACTTTGGCTCGTTGTCGATATTATACTATATTGGTGGAATTTGGTTTCTAAATTAAGGGATCTTTTTAccgcatttgatattaaaatgaaatttcacTTGATTATATGATCAGAGGATAATTGATGATGGGATCTGTTTGGAATGAAAAGGTTTTCGTTTTACTGTAATCTCATAAATGTGGGATTTGAGTAAATTTACTGGAAACCTGAAATTGAATATCATTTCCCGTTCTCCCCGGGACCGAAATTCAATCACCCTTCAGATTGATTAAACATTGTATTAGGATATGAAGTGGAGATGTTGTAGATTTTCTGTACCTTGTCACTTGTGCTTTGCTAGTTTTTTCTTGATgggtttatttatttgtttattttggaAGGGAACCAAGGTTAAAATGatcaagatataatttttattgctCGACCGTGTTGACTGTAAATCAAAAGATGTAACTTTTACTGAGCATGTCATTTTTatgttgagaaaaaaaaattgtgtaattATGTTTTGATCTGCATAATTCTGTTCAAAAATTGaattggtttatttttaagcaCATTCTTGGCATGCATTCTTTTGGTTTGCAAGCTGTTATACTGCATTTTACACATGTACAATGGTTGATGTGATATTTATGCAATCTTATGCATCTTGTTGATCTCCTACGTTGAATGGCATATGATAAACGTGTTAGATTGTAATTTTCTAATCAGTATCTAGAACAGAAATGGCAGCTAtatcttatttatttagttttggtGGTTATTTCTGAATTCTGAATTTGTGGTGTGACTGAATTTTACTTGTATTTGACCTGAGTACGTTTTTGGTAAAATGTATTATTAATTAGATGTGGCTGCGTTACAATTTCTATTATTTGATACTTATATTATTTCCAATTTCTATTACAAGAGTAGAAGAATATGACATAATGGGGAAAGacgtttcaatttttgttttgtcATCAATCAGAAAGCTTTTTTTCCCCTGCTAAACAAATCGCATGGTTGAATCATTCACCGTATGCTAAATGGGCTGCACAATTCTGGCTGATGTATGCTAAATGTGCTGCACAATTCTGGCTGATAAGTTCTCCTACATCGTACATCCAATGAAGCTATTGTTGCGAAAGAGTGAGCTGCCTTGTTTTCATCTACAAGATCTTGCATGCAGTCGTTTGATTTGAAAGTTTTAGCCAATTTCAATCACAAAATATGGTAGTAATAGAAGCGTTTGACCAAGGCAATACTTTCTTTGTCTCTACCATGTTCTTAAGGAAGAGTTATGTGGAATAACTAGTTAGTCTCTTGGTTGGTTTGTTTGTTCCAATTCTCTAAAATACCTCTTTACCCTGATTAATAGTGGACAAcgtaaatttataaaatttaagattaatAGAGCATATTATTGTTTATAAATGTAATGTGTTACAGATCAGTTGCAACTTATCACTTGTTGCATCACAGTTTTCCTAAACAAGTTGTGGCTTTTCTTTTGTTGTACAATTATATAAGACCTTTTGCTGCAGTGTCTGCTAACTCTACATTTTATGGGACTTTAAGTAGAATATTTCCACCCAAAAGAGTGCCCCATGCGATCCCCGTTGATCAGTCCCATTCAAATACGATACACACCAGCCCTTCAAAATTCTTAATCATGAGACACAGAgagattatttttattcaatgaaATCTCTTTCATTCACTATTTGCCTTTCCGCATGTTATCACACGGTGTCAAGgggaatattttaaaaattttaatgcaaatgcaaaaaaatttatattcttgGAATTAGCATTTGTGTCAATAGTTGAATAAATGGAGAGCTTCCTAATTAATCTTAACCACAAATCCTAACATGTCTCTTGAGCATTGTTTATATACCTAATGCTAGCCAACAGGTAGAATAGTCATGGATACTAAGAAGGTAAATTGTTATATTTGGTTTGATCTAATCATCTTGTCTTCATAATTATAAGTTAACATCGAGACTGGTTGCAATTTCTTTTTAGGCATTAAGCAACAAGTCTTGAGATTTGGAGACTTGGTATAAAATGAATGTAAGAATCTGTGTCATCCCTTCTGTGAGAAGGGGAAGGTTATGGCTTATACTCCTCCATCCCCTAGTCTATATGCTATTTTGAGTTGGCACGTTTTTAGGTTAGAGTTGAAATTTCAGCATCTTCACATTTATGTCCTTAGAAGTGGTGGTTGTGGGTTAGTGGTATTATATTATTGCTTTTACATGATACCCTCGGCTGCGAAAGAGATTTGCCATTTGAAAACATGACAGATTAGTGGGGACTTCCTCAATGGATAAATGGAACATACAAATTATTGAGGCGTCAGTGTTTGTCTGTTGAGTTATATCTTGATTTATTATCATATTTGGTTGTCATTATGCTGTAGCTTATCTCAAGTTTTCAATCGGGCTTACTTCTGGAAGTTTTATTCTGTACTTCCTTTGTGAGAAGATTTTGCGATTGAGATTCAGTCCATAGATGCGCATTATTTATGTAGCCATTCCTACAGGGTGACTCGTAGCCTAGATAAGTTAGATGAAGACTATGTCTAGCTAATTCCCTTCAGTAGTTTTTTAAGTATAATAGTTAAATTTCAATAATCTTCTGCTTGATGGAAAAAAGACAATTAGACAACTAGAAATAATATTTACACCCAAGAAAACCATCGGCACACTGTTTCATTGATGTTAGTTATTCTGCGCTTAGTTTTCCTCGTTTCATATACTTCATTTACAACTTCATTTATATGTGCATGTCAAATTGCTACATTTTTTCATCCCTCTCTGTAGCTAAATCTCAGTGATCCTCTTCATGCAGCTCATTCAGATACAACAGTCGCAAAGATGCTCGTGGGAAACAAGTGTGATTTGGAGAATATCAGAGACATCAGTGTGGAGGAAGGCAAAATTCTTGCAGAATCAGAAGGTTTGTTTTTCATGGAAACATCGGCACTGGACTCGACAAATGTTAACAAGGCTTTTGAGATTGTTATTCGCGAGATTTATAACAATGTCAGCAGGAAAGTCTTGAATTCCGACTCATACAAAGCAGAGTTATCGGTTAACAGGGTTTCCTTAGTCAATGATGGCAATGATGGATCAAAGCAGACAGGAGGATCCTACTCTTGTTGTTCCCGGTGAACGAATCTGTTTAATTCTCAAATTTGTACAAACCGTTGGCATTCTTAAGGTtggtttctttattttattcagtTCATCAACTTCTtgttttatgtattatttatagTGGGattttataaagataaaatatatatcaatggTCCAATACTGAGAGCAATTTGTTggttcaaattatattttcatattctGGAAATGTATATCACACAGGTTGATACTCTTTGTTTATTGAATTTTGGTGGCTGTTAAGtcgtttatttgatttttttcccccTCGTTAGTTGTTATTTTAACAAGCATAGGTTTTCATCTTAGATGTTAGGTGTGAGTGTGGGGGTTCGGCCTCGAAACCGAAACCAAAACCGAAACCGAAAATTATGGTTCAAGCTACCCGAAATATATGCTCATGTATTGAAGagatagaaacaatattttgttttcctttcatgcgcatataaatataaattttatttttcttggggaaaaatatgaattttttaaaaatatatgtactatctaatataaatataaattttatttatcttgGAAAAAagtatgaattttatttaaaatatatgatcaTAAATAATCACACTTTAATCCTCCATTTTGTTTCTACACTTAtgtttgtaaaataaataattttgtggTTTTAATAGTTTTGAAATGAAGAATGAGTGGGTAATTACACGAGAGGTTTaaggaagaaaaataaattatacacGTAATCAATGTAAGATcccaaaaatatcataaatgaaacgaataaaaaaaatacgttGGCACAATTTTAAGGTTCTCTCCAAGAAGTGCAAGCGCCGAAAAAGAGAGTTAATTAATTTCAAGCTCAATCGGGTAAATTCATCAATAATGTATAGTAGGAATGAGTAACATATTACATGTAACTGTATAGATTGACATATGTGATATTCATGTGTTTATGTGTGACGTATTATGACATTTAGTAATATCGatgtatgaaaaataaaatataatttatctatatatttttttgatatacGTAGCATCGATCCATGATATTGCATTTCATATTGAGTCTTGATTCCACTGATAACATTTTTATGTTGTGTATGGATTCGAGGTATGATTTTGTGATAATACGGAGCTGTTACTTTGTCCGAAAGATAATGTAGGCTGAGAAATATACGATGTGTCTGAAATCTTTGGGAAGCTGAATAAGATACACATATAGTTGATTGGTGGAAAAGTGGTCCTATACCGACGTAGCTTGGTTCGTCTGATTTAGCTAGAACATTTGATACAACTGATATCATTACCTTATTTCAATTATCCTTGCATGAGATTTAGAACAACAACATGCGTTAAATCCATGTCATTTGTCATGATAGATATTTTTATTTCGATCTATCATATTGGGTTATCACTCACGACTATGTCTTAGGTCGAGAGATGAATCAAAATATGCAattcatttatgaaaaaatatcaaaGATATGTCTTTATAGTGTCTATTTTTTTcccataaaaaatttattggtaGTTAAATACTCATTCAATAGTTTTCGATCTATAgtctttttctaattttttaaataaaaaatatcattaacaACAAACAAATAATTATATACATAGAACCAGCGTTTTCAAAATCGGACCAGGCCGGTTGATTCCATCGAGAATCTGTCACGGGTCCAATCTGAAACAATTCTATAAAACAATTCacctatttttttatttaaaaatttctgtttatttttttaaaattttttatacttaaaatttgatttttttaatatatattattatttggattttaaaatttattaaaatattattttagtaataCTAGAcattatattgatttatttatttattttcaaaatataggtattgtaggaccgagtgcctgtcactttaccaaaagctataaccgATGGTAATGCTAcaacttaaatcttttaaatcacaTAGCAGTCAAGTGTCATAGTTCGATCGTTCTACCCAACacagacaattattgtacctcgatatatataattatatttgattatacGTATGTTGTTTAGACTTGAAATTTAGATaaatttatcttttattatttatatgcacATTTAAGTTCtttgtaatttaaattatattattttatataatataactatTTTTCAGTTCAATcgattgaaatatttttatttaaatcgaTTTGATCATCAAtctaattatgaaaaatatggtACAAAACCGTGTTATATCAAATCATCAATCAATGAATAAAAGGATAGGAGAGAGAGACGACAAAATATCGTGAAAGGTGAaatatacaactcaataattatgcCTAATGGAAATGTcggagaaaaagaaaaataataaaggaGGTTGATTAGTGGAAGTGTGAGGGAAACACATTGCAGTGACTTTTAAGACGATAATTGACAATAATTTGCTGAAataaatttatctttttattatttatatccaCATTTTAGttctttataatttaaattatattattttacataACACAACGATTTTCTGGTTCAATCGATTGACACATTTTTAATTATATCGATTTGATCATCGATTcgattataataatatttttaagtgACTAGAAATTGAGAAGAGCATATAAATGCATAGTATTAAACGtaacataatatttaattttagatatatttaaaattttagatgatCATGGTACACCAaatcatcaataaataaatacaaaaactcttgtgagacgatcttacaaatcaattttgtgagtccaatatcttatttgggtcatccatgaaaaaattattatttttatgctaaaagtattactttttattatgaatatcggtagaactGACCAATCTCacggataaaaattcgtgagatcgtctcacaaaagacttactcaTAAATAAAAGCACAGGAGAGACGACAAAATATGGGTTAATTGTGTATCACTACATTTTGAAAAAGTGTTTTAGTTTTAGTACCTGAAGAgagaaattttctttaaaaataccaaaaatgccCTTATTAGCTATTTTGAGTTAATTGAGCCTCGCGTTTTTCAAAATAGTATCAGAGCTTatggttaatttatttcaaacac comes from Primulina huaijiensis isolate GDHJ02 chromosome 2, ASM1229523v2, whole genome shotgun sequence and encodes:
- the LOC140964284 gene encoding transcription factor bHLH128-like produces the protein MIPTHMYPSSTSSSSQGSMGLASSGGGGGGGGGLMRYGSAPSSFLASSVDSSVAATREFSCHSHLSAAGRSQTDSFIEEQPPSKANSTIGLQRAYGFGVVGVGSSCGDSRSPSLVRHSSSPAGFLNQIAATVGDSGGFSVTRGMGNYNNSDNLSRLNSQLSFTRQDSTLSYISEENKSTVGDEMRTQNGKRNTTHSYGSVVGYGMGTSTWDETNSVMFTVAPNKRNKIVGGGDLLCGLDSMENQFQFSMGQGGVEMTQMEKLIHNIPQDSVSCKIRAKRGCATHPRSIAERERRTKISGKLKKLQILVPNMDKQTSYSDMLDLAVQHIKSLQNQVQKLHQELEDCTCGCKTKDL
- the LOC140964291 gene encoding ras-related protein RABA5c-like → MGSSSDDEGEEYLFKIVIIGDSAVGKSNLLSRYARNEFNMHSKATIGVEFQTQTIEIDGKEVKAQIWDTAGQERFRAVTSAYYRGAFGALVVYDISRRSTFDSITRWLDELKTHSDTTVAKMLVGNKCDLENIRDISVEEGKILAESEGLFFMETSALDSTNVNKAFEIVIREIYNNVSRKVLNSDSYKAELSVNRVSLVNDGNDGSKQTGGSYSCCSR